A genomic window from Aquitalea aquatilis includes:
- a CDS encoding SiaB family protein kinase, which translates to MSLTDFHRFKELARQENVVFYYTGYFSQSIVTAMGDSLRLRLSSLDASQTARRKLFSVFVEMAQNVVHYSADHLTATDDSDHEIRMGSLWVGEADGHYYVVCANPISPTGASHIRAKLEPLRTMTNDEIKALYKEKLRAEGEAGSKGAGLGFLTVARDSSNPIEFDFVDEAGASGPFTTFYLKATI; encoded by the coding sequence ATGAGCCTGACCGATTTCCACCGCTTCAAGGAACTGGCCCGCCAGGAAAACGTAGTGTTCTATTACACCGGCTACTTCTCGCAAAGCATCGTCACCGCCATGGGCGACTCGCTGCGCCTGCGCCTGTCCAGCCTGGACGCCAGCCAGACCGCCCGCCGCAAGCTGTTTTCCGTGTTCGTGGAAATGGCGCAGAACGTGGTGCATTACTCGGCCGATCACCTGACCGCCACCGACGACTCTGACCACGAAATCCGCATGGGTTCGCTGTGGGTGGGTGAAGCCGACGGCCACTACTACGTGGTGTGCGCCAACCCCATCAGCCCCACCGGGGCCAGCCACATCCGCGCCAAGCTGGAACCGCTGCGCACCATGACCAACGACGAAATCAAGGCCCTGTACAAGGAAAAGCTGCGCGCCGAAGGCGAAGCCGGCAGCAAGGGTGCCGGCCTGGGTTTCCTCACCGTCGCCCGCGACTCCAGCAACCCCATCGAGTTTGATTTTGTCGATGAGGCCGGCGCATCCGGCCCCTTCACCACCTTCTATCTCAAAGCCACCATTTAA
- a CDS encoding DUF1987 domain-containing protein, whose product MSNLYIAPTSSTPEVNFQFDQHQLSLRGESYPENAQAFFGPIMQAVQNYLPSLQSTQITVDIQLAYFNSSSTKVLLELFSLFNDAAVAGNYVTLNWHYIEDDETILEFGQEVADDFMALDFHPCAMVG is encoded by the coding sequence ATGTCAAACCTGTATATCGCCCCGACTTCGTCCACGCCGGAAGTGAACTTCCAGTTCGACCAGCACCAGCTCAGCCTGCGCGGAGAAAGCTACCCGGAAAACGCCCAAGCCTTTTTCGGCCCCATCATGCAGGCGGTGCAAAACTACCTGCCCAGCCTGCAATCCACCCAGATCACCGTGGACATCCAGCTGGCCTACTTCAACAGCTCCAGCACCAAGGTACTGCTGGAGCTGTTCAGCCTGTTCAACGATGCAGCGGTAGCCGGCAACTACGTCACGCTCAACTGGCATTACATCGAAGATGACGAAACCATCCTCGAATTCGGCCAGGAAGTGGCCGACGATTTCATGGCGCTGGACTTCCATCCTTGCGCCATGGTGGGTTAG